One window from the genome of Leptospiraceae bacterium encodes:
- the aroE gene encoding shikimate dehydrogenase encodes MNIDGETKVYGIIGNPLSHSLSPIIHNHIFSHYKMNAVYIPFAAELNKNEKKYIQTLLKNFHVQGLSVTIPYKSFAYEIAHLHDEISKFTHASNTLMFKDQKIMAYNTDGIGALRALQKVSSLHDKSILILGYGGSSSAITGALIHYEKPKRIVITGRDPKKGKNFLKKFKGHPVEFIENEKLEDNYEIIINTTPIGMKNFPEKKLFIDEGLINKDQVVMDIVYNPIETPLLKLAKKKKATVIEGYWMFLYQAIYQSELFIEKKIEEPLIQKIKQLILKNLK; translated from the coding sequence ATGAATATCGATGGTGAAACAAAAGTATATGGTATCATTGGAAATCCTTTATCCCATAGTTTAAGTCCCATCATCCATAATCACATATTTTCACATTATAAAATGAATGCTGTATATATTCCTTTTGCTGCAGAACTCAACAAAAACGAAAAAAAATATATTCAAACATTATTAAAAAACTTTCACGTTCAGGGTCTATCAGTAACGATTCCCTATAAAAGTTTTGCTTATGAAATTGCACATCTGCATGATGAGATTTCGAAATTCACTCATGCAAGTAATACATTGATGTTTAAAGATCAAAAGATTATGGCTTACAATACTGATGGCATTGGAGCTCTACGTGCATTACAAAAAGTGTCATCTCTTCATGACAAATCAATTTTGATTTTGGGTTATGGTGGATCCTCAAGTGCCATAACAGGAGCCTTGATCCACTACGAAAAACCCAAAAGAATCGTCATCACAGGAAGAGACCCCAAAAAAGGAAAAAACTTCCTCAAGAAATTTAAGGGACACCCAGTGGAGTTCATCGAAAACGAAAAATTAGAAGACAACTACGAAATCATCATAAACACAACACCTATTGGAATGAAAAACTTTCCAGAAAAAAAATTGTTTATCGATGAAGGCTTGATTAACAAAGATCAAGTTGTGATGGATATTGTGTATAATCCCATCGAAACTCCCCTATTGAAGCTGGCAAAAAAAAAGAAAGCAACAGTAATTGAAGGTTATTGGATGTTTCTTTATCAGGCAATCTATCAAAGCGAGCTCTTTATAGAAAAAAAAATTGAAGAACCTCTCATTCAAAAAATCAAGCAGTTAATCCTAAAAAACTTAAAATGA
- a CDS encoding Mur ligase family protein, with protein sequence MTFFEEDLNKRVNPEKSRNFSEAFYEEHLLILKKIYKKIQILFPIKPLKISIVGTNGKGSTGSFLSQLFYLDGDTVGLYTSPHLVSITERIQIQQKSLDIQTLNFYYQKFFETILQPEFLDEYQKLTYFEALTIFCVYLFYEKNLQVQIYEAGLGGRLDATKIVEPEVVILTTIKLDHTKILGSTHEKILKEKLGIISLNTKKLFIGDQQLRPYIEKIPINVEKIYYFCLRPHWIYLENFKGFACFVFENLKEKKVSLKVYRELKSPQGRLEIHKIQNQYFIYDVAHNVSAIYFFLVSLKKKFAELGPENSLFLVGFLKDRSYKNLNRLYRWTKIQSFVSNPVIVGKPEFLEQNTSQNQVLYFHDLKEFIENIKEKKFIIFCGSFRLYVLFGEIINYQKKALTET encoded by the coding sequence ATGACTTTTTTTGAAGAGGATCTAAACAAAAGAGTCAATCCAGAGAAATCACGAAACTTTTCAGAAGCATTTTACGAGGAACATCTATTAATTTTAAAAAAAATTTATAAAAAAATTCAAATTTTATTTCCCATCAAGCCATTAAAAATTAGCATCGTAGGAACCAATGGGAAAGGTTCTACAGGAAGTTTTTTGTCTCAGTTATTTTATCTTGATGGTGATACTGTTGGACTTTATACTTCTCCCCATTTAGTTTCCATTACGGAAAGAATTCAAATCCAGCAAAAGAGCTTGGATATCCAAACCCTAAACTTTTACTACCAAAAGTTTTTTGAAACGATATTACAACCAGAATTTTTAGATGAATACCAAAAACTTACGTATTTTGAAGCACTTACAATTTTTTGTGTGTATTTGTTTTATGAGAAAAATCTTCAAGTTCAAATTTACGAGGCGGGTTTAGGTGGAAGGCTTGATGCAACCAAGATAGTAGAACCGGAGGTAGTGATTTTAACTACCATCAAGTTGGATCACACAAAGATCTTAGGATCTACCCACGAGAAAATCCTAAAAGAAAAATTGGGAATTATCTCTTTAAATACGAAAAAGCTTTTTATCGGAGATCAACAGCTAAGACCCTATATAGAAAAAATTCCCATAAATGTTGAGAAAATTTACTATTTTTGTTTACGACCGCATTGGATCTATTTAGAAAATTTCAAGGGTTTTGCCTGTTTTGTTTTTGAAAATCTGAAAGAAAAAAAAGTATCTCTAAAAGTTTATCGGGAGCTCAAGAGCCCTCAAGGACGTTTGGAAATACACAAAATCCAAAATCAGTATTTTATTTATGATGTTGCTCATAATGTTTCAGCAATTTATTTTTTTTTGGTTTCATTAAAGAAAAAATTTGCTGAACTTGGTCCCGAGAATTCTCTTTTTTTGGTGGGTTTTTTGAAGGATCGAAGTTATAAAAATCTAAATCGGCTCTATCGTTGGACCAAAATCCAAAGTTTTGTTTCCAACCCAGTGATTGTAGGAAAGCCTGAGTTTTTAGAACAAAATACCTCTCAAAATCAAGTTCTTTACTTCCATGATTTAAAGGAATTTATAGAAAACATAAAAGAAAAAAAATTCATTATTTTTTGTGGAAGTTTTCGTCTTTATGTATTATTTGGAGAAATCATTAATTACCAAAAAAAAGCACTTACGGAAACATGA
- a CDS encoding aminopeptidase P family protein has translation MMAESKINWQVPRKLYFPIPKEELQQRISRLQNFLDRNSVCVVISAIPTLSYDSIYYRFRQNTDFFYLTGLEISPAALIITPENVILFYNEPKSEDEIWTGVKPNHQEIRSYLEFIENVYPYDSFKVKLFDFLENKKRVYFPFGVNEELDRYFFQNLEYKIRRGRANVYFPTRIFHSYELFFELRIKKSEYEIQEIQSIMEITKEGFYQVWKNLKTCQYEYELESILIETYKKHDAQPAYPPIVAQGENACILHYVQNRDKLNPQNLILIDSGASKHYLNTDITRTFPKSGKFISIQKMLYEVVLEAQRKAIEVSQIGSCFEDVHYSALLVLIDFLKQEKILQGSIEEIIVKELYKPYFMHRIGHWLGYDVHDKGFYLFPFKKKHDRICRSQYYQRFHQKPSPPYRKFEENMILTIEPGLYFSHGLEVPEEWKGIGIRIEDNILISKGVPRVLSESIPKTIPELENLIES, from the coding sequence ATGATGGCAGAATCGAAAATCAACTGGCAAGTTCCGAGAAAATTGTATTTTCCGATACCAAAAGAAGAACTCCAACAAAGGATTTCGAGGCTGCAGAATTTTTTAGATAGGAATTCCGTTTGTGTTGTGATTTCGGCTATCCCCACTCTGTCGTATGATTCGATTTATTACCGTTTTCGCCAAAATACGGATTTTTTTTATTTAACAGGGTTGGAGATTTCTCCTGCGGCATTGATAATCACACCTGAGAATGTGATCTTGTTTTACAATGAACCAAAATCTGAGGATGAAATTTGGACCGGTGTCAAACCCAATCATCAAGAGATTCGTTCTTATTTAGAATTTATTGAAAATGTATATCCTTATGATTCCTTTAAGGTCAAGCTCTTTGATTTTTTAGAAAACAAAAAAAGAGTTTATTTTCCTTTTGGAGTGAATGAAGAGTTAGATCGTTATTTTTTTCAAAATCTTGAATACAAAATCCGAAGGGGAAGAGCTAATGTTTATTTCCCTACGAGGATTTTTCATTCATATGAGTTATTTTTTGAACTTCGTATCAAAAAATCAGAATACGAAATCCAAGAGATACAATCCATCATGGAAATTACAAAAGAAGGATTTTACCAAGTATGGAAAAATTTAAAAACATGCCAGTATGAATATGAACTTGAATCCATACTAATTGAAACCTACAAAAAACATGATGCTCAACCTGCTTATCCGCCCATTGTTGCTCAGGGGGAAAATGCCTGTATCCTTCACTATGTCCAAAACCGAGATAAGCTAAACCCACAAAACTTAATTCTGATTGATTCAGGTGCCAGTAAACATTATCTAAATACTGATATTACGAGAACCTTTCCTAAAAGTGGAAAATTTATCTCTATCCAAAAGATGCTCTATGAAGTAGTTTTGGAGGCTCAAAGGAAAGCTATCGAAGTATCCCAAATCGGAAGTTGTTTTGAAGATGTACACTACTCTGCTTTACTGGTGCTTATTGATTTCCTAAAACAAGAAAAAATCCTTCAGGGTTCGATAGAAGAAATCATCGTAAAAGAACTTTATAAACCATACTTCATGCATCGGATTGGTCATTGGTTGGGTTATGATGTTCATGACAAGGGATTTTATCTTTTCCCTTTCAAGAAAAAGCATGATCGTATCTGCCGAAGTCAATATTACCAAAGATTTCATCAAAAACCATCACCGCCTTATAGAAAGTTCGAAGAAAACATGATTTTGACGATTGAACCCGGGTTGTATTTTTCTCATGGTTTGGAGGTTCCAGAAGAATGGAAAGGGATTGGAATACGAATAGAAGATAATATTTTGATTTCAAAAGGAGTTCCAAGGGTTTTGTCAGAATCCATTCCCAAAACCATTCCAGAACTCGAAAATCTAATCGAATCGTAA
- a CDS encoding prolipoprotein diacylglyceryl transferase — protein sequence MIAEIPLGFTIPGTSINSISTFSLMMMLAFLVGSYLAAKEAMRKNLDSKAVETHVFLSVIGTIIGAKIGFVFEVWERIWIPDPEGFWTTLKYVLFYFHGMGEKYPGIAVGLWESLFSRGGLVFYGGVFGAALFIYIHIKIKKLDTWTYGDIYSMMLAIGYGIGRMGCLISGDGCYGYASNVDIPLLTMVYGPKSVMSTMGVRVWNTPLMEAVLSWILFAWMWFKGRHMNFKPGFMTALLMIYNGIARFLVEFLRLNDAVIPILPHPSYNGQDLIHHNFWPGNPPAYYFENWHWYGFTQSQIVGIVIAIAGLIWLWRGKLYQRETTA from the coding sequence ATGATTGCAGAAATCCCACTTGGCTTTACTATTCCTGGAACTTCCATCAATTCCATCTCTACGTTTAGTTTAATGATGATGTTGGCTTTTTTAGTAGGTTCGTATTTAGCCGCTAAAGAAGCCATGAGGAAAAACTTAGACTCTAAAGCCGTAGAAACCCATGTGTTTTTATCAGTAATCGGAACCATCATTGGAGCAAAGATTGGATTTGTTTTTGAGGTTTGGGAAAGGATTTGGATACCTGATCCTGAAGGCTTTTGGACTACCCTTAAATACGTTTTGTTTTATTTTCATGGCATGGGAGAAAAATACCCTGGAATTGCCGTTGGCTTGTGGGAGTCTCTTTTTAGTCGTGGTGGTTTGGTGTTTTATGGAGGAGTTTTTGGAGCAGCTCTATTTATCTACATTCATATAAAAATCAAAAAACTTGATACTTGGACGTATGGAGACATCTACTCTATGATGTTAGCGATTGGTTATGGAATTGGTAGAATGGGTTGTTTAATTAGTGGTGATGGTTGTTATGGCTATGCCTCGAATGTTGACATTCCTTTGCTTACAATGGTCTACGGACCCAAATCTGTGATGAGCACTATGGGGGTTCGGGTTTGGAATACTCCCTTGATGGAAGCTGTTTTGAGTTGGATTTTATTTGCTTGGATGTGGTTCAAAGGACGTCACATGAATTTCAAACCCGGCTTTATGACAGCTCTCTTGATGATCTACAACGGCATTGCAAGGTTTTTGGTTGAGTTTCTTCGCCTCAATGATGCTGTGATACCGATTTTACCTCATCCGAGTTATAACGGTCAGGATTTAATACATCATAATTTTTGGCCTGGAAATCCTCCGGCCTACTACTTCGAAAATTGGCATTGGTATGGATTCACCCAAAGTCAAATTGTCGGTATTGTGATTGCTATTGCCGGATTGATTTGGCTTTGGCGTGGAAAACTCTATCAAAGAGAGACTACAGCATAG
- a CDS encoding cation transporter codes for MKVIIKVEGMTCRHCEMAVENAVKKIPNVINAKANHQKKEVEVEYEHRIQLEEIYQAIEDTGYTPIRV; via the coding sequence ATGAAAGTCATTATCAAAGTGGAAGGTATGACTTGTCGCCATTGCGAAATGGCAGTAGAAAATGCTGTAAAAAAAATTCCCAACGTCATCAATGCAAAAGCCAATCACCAAAAAAAAGAAGTAGAAGTGGAATACGAACACCGTATCCAACTCGAGGAAATTTATCAAGCCATTGAAGATACAGGTTATACCCCCATTCGAGTTTGA
- a CDS encoding TRAP transporter large permease subunit, with the protein MMENIFGPLMFIGLLIFVFSGYPVAFALAGTGIFFSVIGILLGIFDFSFFNTLPERLFGIMSNYVLLAIPFFIFMGTVLEKSKLAENLLTTIGMLFGPLRGGLAIAVVFVGTLLAAATGVVGATVVAMGLISLPIMLRYNYSKELSAGVICASGTLGQVIPPSVVLVVLGDQLGVSVGDLFLGSVYPGLLLSGLYIIFIIIVALVRPDLVPALPKEVRNIPTVELIKKVIFVLLPPLFLILMVLGSIFAGIATPTEAGALGAVGAMILAALNKQLNLKNLKEAMDDTAKLTVMVVFLLIGSTVFALVFRGFNGDVWIDHLLTNLPGGKWGFLFFVNFVIFILGFFIDFFEIVFIVVPMVVSAAIKLDIDMVWFGVMIGMNLQTSFLTPPFGFSLFYLKGVAPPELKIQDIYRGVVPFIIIQLIGLIIMIVFPEIVNY; encoded by the coding sequence ATGATGGAAAACATTTTTGGTCCTCTGATGTTTATTGGATTACTAATCTTTGTGTTCAGTGGTTATCCTGTGGCTTTTGCTTTAGCAGGAACTGGGATTTTCTTTTCTGTCATTGGCATATTGCTTGGTATTTTTGATTTTTCTTTTTTTAATACACTTCCTGAAAGACTCTTTGGTATCATGTCCAATTATGTTCTTCTTGCCATCCCGTTTTTTATCTTCATGGGCACAGTTTTAGAAAAATCCAAGCTTGCTGAGAATCTGCTTACAACCATAGGAATGCTTTTCGGACCTCTTCGAGGTGGATTAGCAATCGCTGTTGTTTTTGTAGGAACTCTTCTTGCAGCTGCAACAGGTGTTGTAGGAGCCACAGTGGTTGCTATGGGCTTGATTTCTCTTCCCATCATGTTAAGATACAATTACTCAAAAGAACTTTCAGCTGGGGTGATTTGTGCCTCAGGAACCTTAGGACAAGTAATCCCTCCAAGTGTGGTTTTGGTGGTATTAGGAGATCAATTGGGTGTGTCTGTCGGGGATTTGTTTTTGGGTTCCGTGTATCCAGGACTTCTTCTTTCGGGATTGTACATTATTTTTATAATCATTGTAGCACTGGTTCGTCCTGATTTGGTGCCTGCATTACCTAAAGAAGTTCGTAATATCCCCACAGTGGAGCTCATCAAAAAAGTAATTTTTGTTCTCCTGCCTCCTTTGTTTTTGATTCTGATGGTTTTAGGAAGCATTTTCGCTGGGATTGCAACTCCAACAGAAGCTGGAGCCTTAGGTGCAGTCGGAGCAATGATTTTAGCCGCACTTAACAAGCAACTCAATCTAAAAAACCTCAAAGAAGCCATGGATGATACCGCAAAACTAACAGTTATGGTGGTTTTTCTTTTAATTGGCTCAACCGTATTTGCCTTAGTCTTTCGTGGTTTCAATGGGGATGTTTGGATTGATCATTTGCTTACGAATCTTCCAGGAGGAAAGTGGGGATTTTTGTTTTTCGTGAATTTTGTGATTTTCATTTTGGGGTTTTTCATTGATTTTTTTGAGATTGTGTTTATCGTCGTTCCCATGGTGGTCTCTGCCGCTATAAAGTTAGACATTGACATGGTTTGGTTTGGTGTGATGATTGGAATGAACCTCCAAACATCGTTTTTGACACCTCCTTTTGGGTTTTCTTTGTTTTATTTAAAAGGAGTAGCTCCACCAGAACTCAAAATCCAGGACATTTATCGTGGAGTTGTGCCATTCATAATAATACAACTCATAGGTCTCATCATTATGATCGTTTTTCCTGAAATAGTAAATTATTAA
- a CDS encoding TRAP transporter small permease subunit, whose product MENQKFEKLISLSTKIDAFINKIGRFHIWLVGIMTIISAYNAITRYLGKYLGLDLSSNAFIETQWYLFSLIFLLGGSYAFLHNAHVKIDILYNRFSDEVKTKINLFGTLFFLMPFSLLMIVVSIPSVVNSWKVLEMSPDPGGLPRFPLKTFVPISFVLLLLQGISYFIKNYIHLKTHKEFPEDRPITEKSI is encoded by the coding sequence ATGGAAAACCAGAAATTTGAAAAGTTGATATCTCTATCAACAAAAATCGATGCTTTTATTAACAAGATAGGTAGATTCCACATTTGGCTTGTTGGGATCATGACCATCATTTCTGCATATAATGCTATCACGAGATATTTGGGTAAATATTTGGGATTGGATTTGAGTTCGAATGCGTTTATTGAAACCCAGTGGTATCTTTTTAGTTTGATTTTTCTTTTGGGAGGGTCTTATGCCTTTCTTCACAATGCTCATGTCAAGATTGACATTCTCTACAATCGTTTTTCGGATGAAGTAAAAACAAAAATCAATCTTTTTGGAACTCTTTTTTTTCTCATGCCATTTAGTTTATTGATGATTGTGGTTTCAATACCCTCTGTTGTGAATTCTTGGAAGGTTCTCGAGATGTCCCCTGATCCCGGGGGACTTCCTCGCTTTCCTTTGAAGACTTTTGTGCCCATCTCTTTTGTTCTTTTACTTCTACAAGGTATATCGTATTTTATTAAAAATTATATTCACCTAAAAACTCATAAAGAATTCCCCGAAGATCGACCTATTACGGAGAAAAGTATATGA
- a CDS encoding TRAP transporter substrate-binding protein produces MKFEFSRKGFLKKLFFTSSSVLLLRDLFSQAKSLPKIEWRCVSSYPRSLDTIYGSAEVMAEYVRKMTNGKFNIRVYPAGELVPGLQVMDAVQNASVEMAHTASYYFTGKSEALAFDTAVPFGLTARQQNAWLYHGGGLQLIREIYSEFNIINFPGGNTGAQMGGWFRKEVNTLADLKGLKMRIPGLGGKVMSALGVNVQVLAGGDIYPALERGAIDATEWVGPYDDEKLGFYKVAKYYYYPGWWEPGTTLTFLVNKKSWESLPENYKAILEAACGYANVDMVAKYDAKNPEALQKMLKQGVQLRKFSDEIMNEAYKKSVEIMEELASKDKVYKKVYDSWKKFRGDINDWFKTTELTYASFGFNLK; encoded by the coding sequence ATGAAGTTTGAGTTTTCACGAAAAGGCTTTCTTAAAAAGTTATTTTTTACAAGTAGTAGTGTTCTTCTTTTGAGGGATTTGTTTTCACAAGCCAAAAGTCTTCCTAAAATTGAGTGGCGTTGTGTCTCGAGCTATCCTCGTAGCTTAGATACCATTTACGGTAGTGCTGAGGTGATGGCAGAATATGTTCGCAAGATGACCAACGGAAAATTCAACATCAGAGTCTATCCAGCAGGTGAACTCGTCCCAGGTCTCCAAGTCATGGACGCTGTCCAAAACGCCTCCGTCGAAATGGCTCACACCGCTTCCTACTACTTCACAGGAAAAAGCGAAGCTTTAGCCTTCGATACCGCAGTTCCCTTCGGACTCACCGCAAGACAACAAAACGCTTGGCTCTATCATGGAGGTGGACTTCAACTTATACGTGAAATCTACAGTGAATTCAACATCATCAACTTTCCCGGTGGAAACACAGGAGCTCAGATGGGGGGATGGTTCCGAAAAGAAGTCAACACTTTGGCAGACCTAAAGGGATTGAAGATGAGGATACCGGGGTTAGGTGGGAAGGTGATGAGTGCTTTGGGAGTGAATGTTCAGGTGTTGGCGGGAGGAGACATATATCCAGCGTTGGAGCGAGGAGCGATTGATGCTACAGAGTGGGTAGGACCATATGATGATGAGAAGTTAGGATTTTACAAAGTAGCAAAGTATTACTACTACCCAGGTTGGTGGGAACCTGGAACAACCCTAACATTCTTAGTGAACAAAAAGTCTTGGGAAAGTTTGCCAGAAAACTACAAGGCAATCTTAGAAGCAGCATGTGGATATGCAAATGTTGATATGGTCGCAAAGTATGATGCCAAAAATCCAGAAGCACTTCAAAAAATGTTGAAACAAGGTGTTCAACTTCGAAAATTCTCTGATGAAATCATGAATGAAGCATATAAAAAATCAGTAGAAATTATGGAAGAATTAGCATCAAAAGATAAAGTATATAAAAAAGTTTATGATTCTTGGAAAAAATTCCGTGGTGATATTAACGATTGGTTCAAAACAACAGAACTAACCTATGCAAGTTTTGGTTTTAACTTGAAGTAG
- a CDS encoding alkaline phosphatase: MKKKSIFLILILPLLLIYNTKPKNVILLIGDGMGIGHISAAMYSSNKHLNITKFQHIGFTTTHSLDNLITDSAAAGTAIATGQKTYNNGISVNMQKEPIKTIMEYAKEKGYAFGVVVTSSIVHATPAVFLAHAPHREDYYDLAMDVVEIEPDVAFGGGIEYFKNRPDGIDLIKKLEEKNYRIFYDLSEIKRFRVKDPNQKFIALLAKDGLPPAIKTELNKNLEYYDYLSKRSDYSKSRPKDALEVMTRKALEVFEAKNKPFILMVEGSQIDWASHDNNFSYLLEEMLDFDRAVGVALEFAQKHKETLVIATSDHETGGFTITSGKPDPKKPNQWEFQTKFASTRHTGVLVPVFAHGPGAEVFQGFYDNTDIFKKIKVLWID, from the coding sequence ATGAAGAAAAAATCAATATTTCTCATCTTGATTTTGCCCTTACTACTCATATACAATACAAAGCCAAAGAATGTAATTTTACTTATTGGTGATGGAATGGGGATTGGACACATCTCAGCTGCGATGTATAGCTCTAACAAACATTTGAACATAACGAAGTTCCAGCACATTGGTTTTACAACGACCCATTCTTTGGATAACTTAATTACTGACTCAGCTGCCGCTGGAACTGCCATCGCAACTGGACAAAAAACCTACAACAATGGAATTTCGGTCAACATGCAAAAGGAACCCATCAAAACCATTATGGAGTATGCTAAAGAAAAAGGATATGCTTTTGGAGTAGTGGTGACATCTTCGATTGTTCATGCAACTCCAGCGGTGTTTCTGGCTCATGCTCCACATCGAGAAGATTATTATGATTTAGCAATGGATGTGGTTGAGATTGAACCTGACGTTGCTTTTGGTGGTGGTATTGAATACTTTAAAAACCGACCCGATGGCATAGATTTAATCAAAAAATTAGAAGAAAAAAATTATCGCATATTTTATGACTTAAGCGAGATAAAACGTTTTCGTGTGAAGGATCCAAATCAAAAGTTCATAGCATTACTGGCAAAGGATGGACTTCCACCTGCTATTAAAACAGAGCTGAATAAAAACTTAGAATATTATGATTATCTATCCAAAAGGTCTGATTATTCGAAATCTCGTCCCAAAGATGCGTTAGAAGTCATGACAAGAAAAGCATTAGAAGTCTTTGAGGCAAAGAACAAACCTTTCATTTTAATGGTTGAGGGTTCACAAATTGATTGGGCATCCCATGATAACAATTTTTCGTATTTGTTAGAAGAAATGTTGGATTTTGATAGAGCTGTTGGCGTTGCGTTAGAATTTGCTCAAAAGCACAAAGAGACCTTGGTGATTGCAACCTCAGATCACGAAACTGGCGGTTTTACCATCACCAGCGGTAAGCCTGATCCAAAGAAACCTAACCAATGGGAATTCCAAACCAAATTTGCAAGTACACGCCACACAGGGGTTTTAGTTCCCGTATTTGCTCATGGACCAGGTGCCGAAGTTTTTCAAGGTTTTTACGATAATACAGACATTTTCAAAAAAATCAAAGTACTATGGATTGACTAA
- the rpsF gene encoding 30S ribosomal protein S6: MMTHYREYELVVILSPELSIEQAKETLEEIFQEFQVKNLNLDIKGRQDLQYERRKFTSGIYVFGDFIMDKNKTSELKFKLQTHPKILQFYLKKSSKKKDIIQKKSN, from the coding sequence ATGATGACTCATTACCGTGAATATGAATTGGTAGTTATTTTGAGTCCAGAGCTTTCCATTGAGCAAGCCAAAGAAACACTAGAAGAAATATTTCAAGAATTCCAAGTGAAAAACTTAAACTTAGATATAAAAGGAAGACAGGATCTCCAATACGAAAGACGTAAATTCACAAGTGGAATATATGTTTTTGGTGATTTCATCATGGATAAAAACAAAACATCAGAATTGAAATTTAAACTCCAAACCCACCCAAAAATTTTACAATTTTATTTAAAAAAAAGTTCAAAAAAGAAAGACATAATACAAAAAAAGAGTAACTAA
- the ssb gene encoding single-stranded DNA-binding protein — protein sequence MSDMNYVFLIGRLTADPVFRVAQSSGGSFCTFHIANNRRFKKQNGELAEETSFVPCIAWGKLSEFSRNYLKKGMLVAIEGRLRQNSWQNEEGKTVSTINVVVNNIQILTPKSQSETSQQREEPVSSEDINPVLDGTEDDIPF from the coding sequence ATGAGTGATATGAACTACGTTTTTTTGATTGGGAGATTAACGGCAGATCCAGTATTTAGAGTTGCACAATCATCGGGAGGTTCCTTTTGCACGTTTCACATAGCCAACAACCGAAGATTTAAAAAACAAAATGGTGAACTTGCAGAGGAAACCAGTTTCGTTCCTTGCATTGCGTGGGGGAAGCTTTCAGAATTTTCACGTAATTACTTAAAGAAAGGGATGCTTGTTGCCATTGAAGGAAGACTACGTCAAAATTCATGGCAAAATGAAGAAGGAAAGACTGTAAGCACAATCAATGTAGTAGTAAATAATATTCAGATTTTAACTCCAAAATCCCAATCTGAAACATCCCAACAACGGGAAGAACCAGTATCCTCAGAAGATATCAATCCTGTTTTGGATGGAACGGAAGACGATATACCGTTTTGA
- the rplI gene encoding 50S ribosomal protein L9: MKVILKQDIPNLGDAGDVVKVSPGFARNYLIPKKLVIPYDESSRKVLEHQKRIIEIKRQKRKKQVQEIAKILEELKEIEIPMRVGAKNKLYGSVTPAIVAKALEEKAKVSIDKRKILLNEPIKQLGDFKIKIELSDEHQVGIIVKVVPYQEESQETQEKEEITKTEENKEISPEETKNNS; this comes from the coding sequence ATGAAAGTAATTTTAAAACAAGATATTCCCAATTTAGGTGATGCTGGTGATGTAGTTAAGGTATCCCCAGGTTTTGCGAGAAATTACCTAATACCGAAAAAATTAGTGATTCCTTATGATGAATCCAGTAGAAAAGTATTAGAACATCAAAAAAGAATCATCGAAATAAAAAGACAAAAAAGAAAAAAACAAGTCCAAGAAATAGCAAAGATTCTCGAAGAACTTAAAGAAATCGAAATACCCATGCGAGTTGGAGCAAAAAATAAGCTGTATGGATCTGTGACACCCGCAATTGTGGCAAAGGCTTTAGAAGAGAAGGCTAAAGTCTCGATTGACAAAAGAAAAATTCTATTAAACGAACCTATCAAACAATTGGGAGATTTTAAAATCAAAATCGAATTATCTGATGAACATCAAGTGGGAATAATAGTCAAGGTGGTGCCATATCAAGAAGAAAGTCAGGAAACACAAGAAAAAGAAGAAATAACAAAAACAGAAGAAAACAAAGAAATTTCTCCCGAGGAAACCAAAAACAACTCATAG